Proteins from a genomic interval of Sporolactobacillus sp. Y61:
- the spoIIE gene encoding stage II sporulation protein E, whose protein sequence is MIQRIGSIAARGTDPLAEGAGISSKQMQIGRSIRKAIIKTILKTDLFFLIAGFLLGRAVILSSLTPFILPFFATVFWLNRKKRWQASMMAIFGALTVSVGLAFYSLMALMVFLFVRHIARLISKKNEVRWLPVMVFISALSVRLLYQAAFTLNLVWTDLMTAAVEASLAILVTLIFIQSVPLLSSRMGRRLYKNEEIICFVILLSSILAGTTGWAIMDVSIEHVLARYVVLLFALAGGAAIGSTVGVIMGLVLGMSSSSSLYQMSLLAFSGVLGGLLKETGKAGVAAGLFIATLLIGLYGGGYSGLVPEMLDSLIAVSLFMLTPKGLMDRLASLIPGTREYQKEQQQYVRKLRDVTVSRVEQFSSLFQTLARSFHAPDPDTEHEDDLFLSKVTANTCQNCYKKEYCWVKNFDQTHKMMLQLREETRSDRKGVHSSAERKWRAYCSIPDQTLGAIAREQRVSEIQELMRHKVKESQRLVADQLHGVSRVMGDFASEMKRERGLHDRQEEIILARLHAVGLRAESVEIYNLESGSIDIEVVLQHDDYGACEKVIAPLLSDILGENIVVSKKQEGEITGAPFSAVFTSARAFEIETGVATAARGGGLVSGDNYALFEAGAGKYALAISDGMGSGERAGVESKDTLQLLAKVLKSGIHETLAIKSINSILSLRSTEEIYATLDLALIDLQNAKSKFLKIGSNPSFIKRGNKIWIQDSGNLPIGMIEDFDVDVKTEQLKSGDLLIMMSDGIFDAPKHIENKELWLKRKIRELQTDHPQEVADLILEEVIRLTGGRIDDDMTVIVARIRHYLPKWSSIPAGGNKQRLSRAE, encoded by the coding sequence ATGATTCAGAGAATTGGCAGTATTGCTGCACGTGGTACAGATCCGCTGGCTGAAGGAGCCGGCATTTCCTCAAAACAGATGCAGATCGGCCGGTCGATACGGAAAGCCATAATCAAAACCATTCTGAAGACGGATCTATTCTTTCTGATCGCCGGGTTTCTGCTGGGACGCGCTGTGATCCTGTCCAGCCTGACCCCGTTTATTCTGCCATTTTTTGCAACAGTGTTCTGGCTGAACAGGAAAAAAAGATGGCAGGCCTCCATGATGGCGATATTCGGTGCACTGACTGTTTCGGTCGGACTGGCCTTCTACAGTCTGATGGCTTTGATGGTATTTCTTTTTGTCAGACATATTGCGAGACTGATCAGTAAAAAAAATGAAGTCAGATGGCTGCCTGTTATGGTGTTTATCTCCGCCTTGTCTGTCCGGCTCCTCTATCAGGCTGCGTTTACACTGAACCTTGTCTGGACCGACCTGATGACCGCTGCTGTTGAAGCTTCGCTTGCCATCCTGGTGACATTAATTTTCATCCAGAGTGTGCCACTTCTGTCCAGCAGAATGGGTCGCAGGTTATATAAAAATGAAGAGATTATTTGTTTTGTTATCCTTTTATCTTCGATTCTTGCGGGAACAACCGGATGGGCGATCATGGATGTTTCGATTGAGCATGTTCTGGCCCGATATGTCGTTCTCCTGTTCGCACTGGCTGGTGGAGCAGCCATTGGATCAACGGTGGGTGTTATCATGGGTCTAGTACTCGGTATGTCGAGCAGCTCCAGTCTGTACCAGATGAGTCTCCTCGCTTTTTCGGGCGTACTTGGCGGTCTCCTGAAAGAAACAGGAAAAGCCGGCGTCGCGGCAGGCCTGTTCATCGCGACGCTTCTTATCGGGCTTTATGGAGGAGGTTACAGTGGTCTGGTTCCGGAAATGCTGGATTCGCTGATTGCCGTTTCTCTCTTCATGCTGACCCCAAAAGGGCTGATGGACAGGCTTGCCTCTCTCATTCCCGGTACCAGGGAGTATCAGAAAGAGCAGCAACAGTATGTCCGGAAACTCAGAGATGTGACGGTCAGCCGAGTGGAACAGTTTTCCAGCCTGTTTCAGACCCTTGCCCGCAGCTTTCATGCACCGGATCCGGATACGGAACATGAAGATGATCTCTTTTTAAGCAAGGTGACGGCGAATACCTGCCAGAACTGCTATAAAAAGGAATACTGCTGGGTTAAAAATTTTGATCAGACCCATAAAATGATGCTTCAGCTGAGAGAAGAAACCCGGTCAGACCGGAAAGGGGTCCATTCGTCGGCAGAACGAAAATGGCGGGCGTATTGTTCTATCCCGGATCAGACCCTTGGTGCAATTGCAAGAGAACAGCGTGTATCGGAGATTCAGGAACTGATGAGGCATAAGGTCAAGGAAAGCCAGCGCCTTGTGGCAGACCAGCTTCATGGCGTCTCACGCGTCATGGGGGATTTTGCAAGTGAGATGAAACGTGAACGCGGGCTCCATGACCGGCAGGAGGAGATAATTCTCGCCAGGCTTCATGCTGTCGGTCTGCGCGCAGAAAGTGTGGAAATCTACAATCTGGAGTCCGGGTCGATCGATATAGAGGTGGTCCTCCAGCATGACGATTATGGTGCCTGTGAAAAGGTTATTGCACCGCTTCTGTCAGATATTCTCGGCGAAAATATTGTTGTATCAAAAAAACAGGAAGGCGAAATCACAGGTGCCCCGTTTAGTGCCGTGTTCACATCTGCCCGGGCTTTTGAGATAGAAACCGGAGTGGCAACCGCGGCACGGGGCGGCGGGCTGGTCTCGGGAGACAATTATGCACTGTTCGAAGCGGGTGCGGGAAAATATGCCCTTGCAATCAGCGACGGAATGGGCAGCGGCGAGCGGGCGGGTGTGGAGAGTAAAGATACCTTGCAGCTTCTGGCCAAGGTTCTGAAATCGGGAATCCACGAAACACTGGCGATCAAATCTATTAATTCTATCCTGTCTCTGCGCTCGACAGAAGAGATTTATGCGACCCTTGACCTTGCACTGATTGATTTGCAGAATGCCAAATCGAAGTTCCTGAAGATCGGCTCAAATCCGAGTTTTATTAAACGGGGAAACAAGATCTGGATTCAGGACAGCGGCAACCTGCCAATCGGCATGATTGAAGACTTTGATGTCGATGTTAAAACAGAGCAGCTGAAGTCCGGAGATCTGCTGATTATGATGAGTGATGGCATTTTTGATGCACCCAAGCACATTGAAAACAAAGAACTCTGGCTGAAAAGAAAGATAAGGGAATTACAGACCGATCATCCCCAGGAAGTCGCCGATCTGATTCTTGAAGAAGTGATCCGGCTGACGGGCGGGCGGATCGATGATGATATGACCGTCATCGTGGCCAGGATCCGTCACTATCTGCCAAAATGGAGTTCCATTCCGGCGGGTGGAAACAAACAAAGGCTCAGCCGTGCAGAGTAA
- a CDS encoding VWA domain-containing protein has protein sequence MKKATIRQVLLITDGCSNQGEDPIAMAALAREHGLVVNVIGVLDRFDSEDSRGSQEIEGIARAGGGISRIVQTRQLVQTVQMVTKQAMTQTIQGVVNQELQEILGDSGTMEDLPPEKRGKVMEVVEELGETVSLEVCLLVDTSASMKMKLPTVREALTDLSLSLSARMGANQFCLYLFPGKRKVVNKVISWTPQLDHIEKVFDKITTHGITPTGPAIKEAMKSFNVLSKKNQLFRDELYDDGPR, from the coding sequence ATGAAAAAAGCGACAATCAGACAAGTTCTATTAATCACGGACGGCTGCTCCAATCAGGGCGAAGATCCGATTGCAATGGCCGCTCTTGCAAGGGAACATGGACTTGTTGTCAACGTCATTGGTGTTCTGGACCGTTTTGACAGCGAGGACAGCAGAGGATCTCAGGAAATTGAGGGCATTGCGCGTGCCGGGGGAGGGATCAGCCGTATTGTACAGACCCGGCAGCTTGTTCAGACTGTCCAGATGGTCACGAAACAGGCCATGACACAGACGATTCAGGGTGTTGTCAATCAAGAGCTGCAGGAAATCCTCGGGGATTCAGGGACGATGGAGGATCTGCCTCCCGAAAAAAGAGGAAAAGTCATGGAAGTTGTGGAAGAACTGGGTGAAACGGTCAGTCTTGAGGTGTGCCTGCTTGTAGATACAAGTGCGAGTATGAAGATGAAACTGCCGACGGTGCGGGAAGCCCTGACCGACCTGTCACTGAGCCTTTCAGCACGTATGGGAGCAAATCAATTCTGTCTTTATTTATTTCCCGGGAAAAGAAAAGTGGTCAATAAGGTCATTTCCTGGACGCCCCAGCTGGATCATATCGAAAAAGTTTTCGACAAAATCACCACTCACGGTATCACGCCGACGGGACCGGCTATTAAAGAGGCGATGAAAAGTTTCAACGTCCTGTCGAAGAAGAATCAATTATTCCGTGACGAACTGTATGACGATGGACCGCGCTGA
- the ftsH gene encoding ATP-dependent zinc metalloprotease FtsH, with translation MNRLFKNILIYLFIFVVIIGIVSWLTGSNKSVKPMTFTALQQNLADGNVERATLQPEGSVYSVTGRLKSYDENTTFKAYIPASEKAVNQITDMVKTNLDVKPEERTNGWITLATSLLPLIIIFFLIFFMLNQAQGGGGRVMNFGKSKAKLYSQDKKKVTFKDVAGADEEKQELVEIVDFLKDPRKFVALGARIPKGVLLEGPPGTGKTLLARAVAGESGVPFFSISGSDFVEMFVGVGASRVRDLFEQAKKNSPCIIFIDEIDAVGRQRGAGLGGGHDEREQTLNQLLVEMDGFGANEGIIIIAATNRPDILDPALLRPGRFDRQIPVGRPDLRGREAVLHVHARNKPLAKDIDLKTVARMTPGFSGADLENLLNEAALVAARANKKVINMEDIDEAVERVIAGVAKKSRVISKKEQRIVAYHESGHTIIGLALNGADEVHKVTVIPRGQAGGYTVSLPKEDRGMLTKPELLEKICGLLGGRVAEEVTFGEVSTGASNDLQRVSNLARRMVTEFGMSEKLGPMQFGNNNNGQIFLGRDLQNDQNYSDTIAFEIDSEVQQIIKEQHERCKRLLTEHRDQLESIAQNLLKYETLDEGQIKSLYETGKYIEPSKNRYASQDEDQEKTKPDKSSESTDPGDGDMKVNIHSRDQETPDKNKPKKTDAPDTPDDKKI, from the coding sequence ATGAATCGACTTTTTAAGAATATCCTGATATACTTATTTATTTTCGTCGTGATCATTGGCATTGTCAGCTGGCTGACAGGGTCCAACAAAAGCGTAAAGCCGATGACTTTCACCGCCCTCCAGCAGAATCTTGCGGACGGCAATGTGGAACGTGCAACACTGCAGCCTGAAGGCAGTGTTTATTCAGTAACCGGCCGCCTGAAAAGTTATGATGAAAATACAACTTTTAAGGCTTATATTCCGGCAAGCGAAAAAGCGGTTAACCAGATTACTGATATGGTGAAAACCAATCTCGATGTAAAACCGGAGGAACGGACGAACGGGTGGATTACTCTGGCCACCTCGCTGCTTCCTCTGATCATTATCTTTTTCCTGATCTTTTTCATGCTGAATCAGGCGCAGGGCGGCGGCGGCCGTGTCATGAATTTTGGAAAAAGTAAAGCAAAACTTTATTCACAGGATAAGAAGAAAGTCACTTTTAAAGATGTTGCGGGTGCAGATGAAGAAAAACAGGAACTGGTGGAGATCGTTGATTTTCTGAAGGATCCGAGAAAATTTGTTGCCCTGGGCGCACGAATTCCCAAAGGGGTCTTGCTTGAGGGACCTCCGGGGACTGGTAAAACATTACTTGCAAGAGCCGTTGCCGGTGAATCCGGCGTGCCGTTCTTCTCAATCAGCGGTTCGGATTTTGTGGAAATGTTCGTCGGGGTCGGTGCTTCCCGTGTCCGTGACCTTTTTGAACAGGCGAAGAAGAATTCGCCCTGTATCATTTTCATCGATGAAATTGATGCCGTGGGCCGTCAAAGAGGTGCCGGGCTTGGCGGCGGGCATGATGAACGCGAACAGACACTGAACCAGCTGCTTGTTGAAATGGATGGATTTGGTGCTAATGAGGGCATTATTATTATTGCAGCAACTAACCGTCCGGATATTCTTGACCCTGCACTTCTGCGTCCGGGCCGTTTCGACCGTCAGATACCGGTCGGGCGTCCGGATTTAAGAGGCCGGGAAGCCGTGCTGCATGTACATGCACGGAATAAACCACTGGCAAAAGATATTGATTTAAAAACAGTGGCCAGAATGACCCCTGGATTTTCCGGTGCCGATCTGGAAAACCTGCTTAATGAGGCAGCCCTTGTTGCCGCAAGGGCAAATAAGAAAGTCATCAATATGGAAGATATCGATGAAGCGGTTGAACGCGTCATCGCCGGTGTGGCTAAAAAATCCCGCGTCATTTCCAAAAAGGAACAGAGGATTGTGGCCTATCATGAATCCGGCCATACCATTATCGGTCTTGCCCTGAACGGCGCGGATGAAGTGCATAAAGTCACGGTTATTCCGCGTGGTCAGGCAGGCGGATATACCGTATCCCTGCCGAAAGAAGACCGGGGCATGCTCACGAAACCGGAACTTCTGGAAAAAATATGCGGTCTGCTCGGCGGCCGTGTGGCTGAAGAGGTCACTTTCGGTGAAGTATCGACAGGGGCAAGTAATGACCTGCAGCGTGTGTCCAATCTGGCCCGCCGTATGGTGACCGAATTTGGCATGAGTGAGAAACTTGGTCCGATGCAGTTCGGAAATAATAACAACGGTCAGATCTTCCTCGGACGTGACCTGCAGAACGACCAGAATTACAGCGACACCATTGCTTTTGAGATTGACTCTGAAGTGCAGCAAATCATCAAGGAACAGCATGAGCGCTGCAAACGGCTGCTTACTGAGCATCGTGATCAACTCGAAAGTATTGCCCAGAATCTGCTTAAATATGAGACGCTGGATGAAGGTCAGATTAAATCGCTGTATGAAACAGGTAAATACATCGAGCCGAGCAAGAACCGTTATGCTTCTCAGGATGAAGACCAGGAAAAGACAAAGCCCGATAAAAGCTCTGAATCCACAGACCCTGGGGATGGGGATATGAAAGTGAATATTCATTCCCGTGATCAGGAGACGCCGGACAAGAACAAACCGAAAAAGACAGACGCTCCGGATACTCCGGATGATAAGAAGATTTGA
- a CDS encoding type III pantothenate kinase, whose protein sequence is MLFVCDVGNTNIVMGAFNEGELINHWRISTHTEKTEDEFAMLINNMLQYSGLSFQDFDGVAVSTVVPSVLFALERLCEKYFHLTPLIVGPGIKTGLNLKYENPREIGADLIVNAVAAVHDYQAPMIVIDFGTATTYSYIDEHANYIGGAIAPGINISTEALYQKASKLPRIEIAKPPHIVGRNTVHAMQSGVLFGYVGQVEGIVSRMKMQAKKKPVVIATGGLCTLISGETKVIDHVDKLLTLRGLNFIYQRNRQMERGS, encoded by the coding sequence ATGCTTTTTGTATGTGATGTGGGTAATACAAATATCGTTATGGGCGCTTTTAATGAGGGTGAACTGATCAATCACTGGAGAATTTCAACACATACGGAGAAAACGGAAGATGAGTTTGCCATGCTCATAAACAATATGCTTCAATACAGCGGACTTTCTTTTCAGGATTTTGACGGCGTGGCCGTATCAACGGTCGTTCCATCGGTGTTGTTTGCTCTGGAACGCCTGTGTGAAAAGTATTTTCACCTCACCCCTTTGATCGTCGGGCCGGGGATAAAAACAGGATTGAATCTGAAATATGAGAATCCAAGGGAGATTGGTGCCGATCTGATTGTCAATGCAGTTGCCGCTGTTCATGATTATCAGGCCCCTATGATTGTCATTGATTTTGGCACAGCGACCACCTACTCCTATATTGATGAACATGCCAATTATATCGGTGGTGCTATTGCACCCGGGATTAATATTTCGACAGAAGCTCTGTATCAAAAGGCATCAAAACTGCCAAGAATAGAAATTGCCAAGCCGCCGCATATTGTCGGGCGAAATACCGTTCATGCGATGCAATCCGGCGTCCTGTTCGGTTATGTCGGGCAGGTTGAAGGTATTGTTTCACGGATGAAAATGCAGGCGAAAAAGAAGCCTGTCGTTATTGCTACAGGTGGATTGTGCACCCTGATCTCCGGTGAGACGAAGGTGATTGATCATGTAGACAAGCTGCTGACTCTCAGGGGCCTTAATTTTATTTATCAGCGCAATCGTCAGATGGAAAGGGGTTCATAA
- the hpt gene encoding hypoxanthine phosphoribosyltransferase — MKEDVREILITEEEIQKKVHEFGEMLSKEYEGRFPLVVGVLKGALPFMADLMKHMPIQIEIDFMDVSSYGNSTVSSGEVKILKDLDTSVENRDILIVEDIIDSGLTLSYLVKLFKTRKAKSIKIVTLLDKPSGRKNNIRPDLSGFTVPDAFLVGYGLDYAEKYRNLPFIGILKPEIYKSVNE, encoded by the coding sequence ATGAAGGAAGATGTCAGGGAAATATTAATTACAGAAGAGGAAATCCAGAAAAAAGTGCATGAGTTCGGCGAGATGCTCTCAAAAGAATATGAGGGACGTTTTCCGCTTGTCGTCGGTGTACTTAAAGGTGCTCTTCCTTTTATGGCAGATCTGATGAAGCACATGCCCATACAGATTGAGATTGATTTTATGGATGTATCCAGCTATGGTAATTCCACGGTCTCTTCAGGTGAAGTCAAGATTCTTAAGGACCTTGATACATCGGTGGAGAATCGTGACATTCTCATCGTAGAGGATATAATAGACAGCGGCCTGACGCTGAGCTATCTGGTGAAACTGTTTAAAACAAGAAAGGCGAAAAGCATAAAAATAGTGACGCTCCTGGACAAGCCATCAGGCAGAAAAAATAATATCAGGCCCGATTTATCCGGATTTACCGTCCCCGATGCCTTTTTGGTCGGCTACGGGCTCGACTATGCGGAAAAGTACCGCAATCTTCCTTTTATTGGTATTTTGAAACCGGAAATTTATAAATCCGTGAATGAGTGA
- a CDS encoding protein kinase — translation MIGKWHGKTYHLLRKLGSGAQGTVYLAVSGKQKKVAVKLARDRASLISEINVLKTFQSFPGTPPGPELYDSDDWVIQGRETIAFCVMEYLSGEPLDRALKRKPFEWVTVFLIQLLGQLQNLHSRGYIFGDLKPENLILIDPGYSLRCLDFGGATRLGRSVREYTEFYDRGYWGLGTRKADPGYDLFACAMIMIYAALGRRINRNGQPDQQLFRVIESNPKLFPFKKVLYSALNSRYDSAGRMRSELMQQIMEISRAGQPRKLQRKKKGSPAGEWIRAGFSAALMVTIYVICVILYVL, via the coding sequence ATGATCGGAAAATGGCACGGGAAGACTTATCATCTGCTACGAAAACTGGGCAGTGGAGCACAGGGCACGGTTTATCTGGCTGTTTCCGGGAAGCAGAAGAAGGTTGCTGTGAAACTGGCCAGGGATCGAGCTTCCCTGATCTCTGAGATCAATGTACTGAAAACGTTTCAGAGTTTTCCGGGAACGCCACCGGGACCGGAACTGTATGACAGCGATGACTGGGTGATACAGGGGAGAGAGACGATCGCTTTCTGCGTCATGGAATATTTATCGGGTGAACCTCTGGACAGGGCATTAAAAAGGAAACCCTTTGAATGGGTGACGGTTTTTCTTATTCAACTGCTTGGTCAGCTTCAGAACTTGCACAGCCGCGGTTATATATTCGGAGATCTCAAGCCGGAAAATCTGATATTGATTGATCCCGGTTACTCGCTCCGCTGTCTCGATTTCGGAGGAGCCACACGTCTGGGGCGGTCAGTCAGGGAATATACTGAGTTTTATGATCGCGGCTATTGGGGCCTCGGCACCCGCAAGGCGGATCCCGGTTACGACTTATTTGCCTGCGCCATGATCATGATTTACGCTGCCCTCGGCCGGCGAATAAACAGAAATGGGCAGCCGGATCAACAGCTTTTCAGGGTTATAGAAAGTAACCCGAAGCTGTTTCCGTTTAAAAAAGTTCTTTATTCCGCGTTGAACAGCCGGTATGATTCAGCCGGCCGAATGCGAAGTGAGCTGATGCAGCAAATAATGGAGATAAGCCGTGCCGGGCAGCCGCGGAAGCTGCAGAGAAAAAAGAAGGGGAGTCCGGCAGGTGAATGGATCAGAGCGGGATTTTCTGCCGCTTTAATGGTGACAATTTATGTGATTTGTGTCATTCTGTACGTATTATAA
- the tilS gene encoding tRNA lysidine(34) synthetase TilS, with protein MDVQESVTQFIRAHHLIAPGESLVAGVSGGADSMALLCYLLSRRKAWSLRLTVCSVDHGLRGAASRADLEYVAAFCRENGIIFRGKTVDVRSYSLRERLSTEAAARTLRYRAFAEVIREFHADALVLAHHGDDQVETMLMRAVRGSAGRARAGIPVRRPFAGAEIIRPFLTQTKAGLEAYCREKGIHPRYDTTNESEHHTRNRFRKHVLPFLKRENPLVHLKFQYESECISEDETYLNQQAAAHLQQVILQKSDDSIKLSIPVLLSLPSPLQRRLIHLILNYLYMNQHSKPLHQSIHIEHLLQLLRSSQPSGSTYFPHQLTARKSYTTCLVGLIPPVKEDSYKTVLNIPGRTEIPAGTIRAQFLNQEQYRKSVPGPADMILNWSESDAPLTARSPRQGDRMIPNGMEHAQKVRRIFINEKIDRRQRSIWPLVVDGKGSIIWMPLLKRARDLEPGTPGNRKRYLKLTFVPAEDFGRTDG; from the coding sequence ATGGATGTACAGGAAAGTGTGACACAATTTATACGTGCCCATCATCTGATCGCACCCGGCGAAAGTCTGGTCGCCGGAGTCAGTGGCGGTGCGGATTCCATGGCTTTGCTCTGTTATCTTTTGAGCAGAAGAAAAGCCTGGTCGCTCCGGCTGACCGTCTGTTCTGTCGACCATGGTCTCAGAGGTGCAGCGAGCCGGGCGGATCTTGAATATGTGGCTGCTTTTTGCCGGGAAAACGGTATTATTTTCCGTGGGAAAACAGTCGATGTCCGTTCATACAGCCTGAGGGAAAGATTAAGCACGGAAGCCGCGGCACGGACACTCAGATACCGGGCCTTTGCTGAAGTGATCCGCGAATTTCACGCAGACGCGCTTGTCCTTGCCCATCATGGAGACGATCAGGTGGAGACCATGCTGATGCGTGCCGTCAGGGGGAGTGCGGGAAGAGCACGGGCCGGCATACCCGTCCGCCGGCCATTTGCCGGAGCAGAAATTATCCGTCCTTTTCTGACGCAGACGAAGGCAGGGCTGGAAGCTTACTGCAGAGAAAAGGGCATTCACCCGCGGTACGATACGACCAATGAGTCGGAACATCATACAAGAAACCGGTTCAGGAAGCATGTGCTTCCCTTTCTGAAAAGGGAAAATCCACTGGTACACCTGAAATTTCAATATGAGAGCGAATGTATATCAGAGGATGAAACCTATCTGAACCAACAGGCTGCAGCGCATCTTCAGCAAGTCATTCTTCAGAAGTCGGATGACTCCATAAAACTGTCCATTCCTGTTTTACTGTCGTTGCCATCTCCTTTACAAAGGAGGCTAATTCATCTAATATTAAATTACCTTTACATGAACCAGCATAGTAAGCCATTGCATCAATCTATACATATTGAGCATTTACTTCAGCTGCTGCGTTCCAGTCAGCCTTCGGGCAGCACTTATTTTCCTCATCAGCTTACTGCGAGAAAATCTTACACGACCTGTTTGGTCGGTCTTATCCCTCCTGTCAAGGAGGATAGTTATAAGACTGTTCTGAATATTCCCGGACGAACAGAAATTCCGGCGGGAACGATCCGTGCACAATTTCTCAATCAGGAGCAGTACAGGAAAAGTGTGCCGGGACCTGCAGATATGATTCTGAACTGGTCAGAGAGCGATGCTCCACTGACCGCCCGGTCCCCGCGCCAGGGAGATCGTATGATTCCCAATGGGATGGAGCATGCTCAGAAAGTCCGGCGGATCTTTATTAATGAAAAGATTGATCGAAGGCAGCGTTCGATTTGGCCGCTGGTCGTTGACGGGAAGGGTTCCATAATCTGGATGCCCTTACTGAAACGGGCAAGGGATCTGGAGCCTGGAACTCCCGGAAACAGGAAAAGATATCTGAAGCTGACTTTTGTACCGGCTGAAGATTTTGGGAGGACAGATGGATGA